The DNA region CGGCTGATGCATTTGCTGATCCCAACGGAGGAGCCGAGGTTGGCAGGCTTGGTAAAGAAGGGATACGCACCCATCACTTCGACTTTTTCGATGACAGCATTGATATCCTTCTCGATCTCGCTGCGCAGGACAAGGATCGAATCGACAATCGGGATCCCGTTCGCGCGCATCACATCCTTGAAGATGCCCTTGTCCATGCCGACGGATGATCCCGCCACACCCGCGCCGACATACGCCACATCCGCCATTTCGAACAAACCTTGGATCGTTCCATCTTCACCGAATGGTCCGTGCAAAACAGGGAAGAACACATCGATTGCAGCAAGCGTTTCAAACTTCTCACCGATTTTGGTGGAGCGCAACACATGCACGGATTGACGCGAAGCAGGTTCGGTCGGAGGGATGACGCGCTCGAGAGCGCTGACGTCATTTTTCTCAAAAGCATCCAGCACGTTCGAGCCGGTCAACCAATTGCCGTCAAGTGTGATCCCGATCTGCGTTACGTCATAACGTTCGGGGTCGAGCACCGAGAGCACGGAACGCGCGGACATCAGCGAAACATCATGTTCGCCTGAACGTCCACCAAATAGAACTGCCACTCGAAGTTTCTTCATTCTATGCGTTCCAATCACCGACCAACTCAACTTCCAATTCCAACTTCACGTTGAACTTCTCGAGCACCGTTTTCTGCGCCAACTGAATCAACGCGCGGATATCCTCCGCCCGCGTCTCGCCATGATTGATGAAAAAATTTCCGTGCACCGTGCTGATCTCAGCATTGCCGATGCGCATCCCTTTCAAGCCCGCGGCTTCGATCAAGCGCCCCGCATGATCGCCTTCGGGATTTTTGAACATGGAACCCATGCTGGCTCCCGGCGGCTGGGTCGCTTTTCGGCGTGCGCTGAATTGTTCGATTTTAACAGACGCTTCTTCTTTCGTTGAATTTTTTAACTTCAACAATGCGCTTAATATGATCCCTTTTATTTCGCCGCGCTTCAACACGCTGGTGCGATATCCGTATCCCATTTGTTCAACGGATAATTTCTCGCGCCCATTCCTTGTCAATAACTCAGCCCAAACCAGGTTGTCGTTCATATCGCCGCCGAACGCGCCCGCGTTGCCATACACCGCGCCGCCCACCGTGCCGGGGACCGCGGCAGACCATTCGAGTCCAGCCAGCCCTTTGGATGCGCAACGCTTCGCCAGATTCGCAATGACGACTCCCGCCTCACACCAGACCTGAGGCTGGTCGCCCGTCTCGAAGCGGATTTCCTTCGCCCGGTTCAAAACCACAACCCCGCGAAAACCATTGTCACTGACCAGCACATTCGAGCCGCCGCCGAGGATGTAATACGGAAGGTCATGTTCCCAGATCAACTGCATGACATAAGCCATTTCATCCGCGGATTTGACCGTCACCAGCACATCCGCCGGTCCGCCGATGCGCGCAGACGTATACTGCGCAAGAGCGGCATGCTCTTGGACAGCGTCGCCAAACTTCTGGCGTAATACATCAACGGCGGAAAGTGTATTGGTCATAAACATCGGTCTTTATCCACGTTCTTCCGTGGGTGGTTTCTTCTGCTCCAAATGCGCGATCAATCTCTTCAACACCTGCGGTTTGACCTGCTCCTCGCGCGGCTCCGCAGATTCGATCACTGCCGAGAGCGCAGTCTCGTGCTCGTCCCTGGCATGGACGAGGATCATCTTCAATGGAGGCAGGGCAATCACCTCGGTCGAAGGGAGAAGCGTGGCGTTCTTTTTGTCTTTCATCAAACTTCCTTACATCTCTTTCAACAAGCCGGAACTGATCTGGTCGGCATCACCAGCGGAAAGGACGATGACCACATCGCCCGCGCGAAGATTCTTCAACAGATAATCCTTTGTCTCATCCAGCGACCCGCTGTAACGGGCGGACGGATGCGGCATGGCGCTGACCACTTCCGCAGAGGAAAAATCCTGTTTGGGTTCGCGCGAGGCATAGATTTCCGTTACGAGCACCTCATCCGCGTTTTCAAAGGCGCGCGAAAATTCAAAGAATAACATTTGCGTGCGCGAATACGTGTGCGGCTGCCAAACTGCCCAAATGCGGCGGTCCGGGTATCGCATCTTCGCGCCTGCCAGCGTGGCGCGGATCTCGGTTGGATGATGGGCGTAATCGTCAATGATGGTCACGCCGTTGCGTTCGCCGCGGACCTCAAAGCGGCGCCCCGTGCCGTTGAATTGAGAAAGCGCGTCCGCCGATTCTTGAAGCGGAAGTCCCAGCGTGGCGGCAACAGACAAGACAGCCAAGGCATTGCGCACGTTATGCTCGCCCGGAACTTGCAGGGAAACCTTCAACACCTCCGCAGATGAACCGATATTGGTCGTCGCAGTAAAATCGAACCCGCCCCGATCGTTCGGTTTGAGCGTGCGCGCCTGCATCCACTGCGGGCTGTTGATGGTCATCTCGCCCTGCACACTATACGACACCACATTCAATCCTTTGCGCCGCGCATGGGTCAACAATGTAACCGCGCCTTCGTCCTCCGCGCAGGCAACCAGCGTGCCGTCGGGAGGAAGCAGGTCGACGAAATTTTGGAAGGCGGAGTACATATCTTCGAAGGTCGGATAATAATCAGGATGGTCGTGTTCCAAGTTGGTGATCACTGCAATTTGAGGCTTCAGCCCAAGGAACATACGGTCATATTCATCCGCTTCGATGACGAAGAGATCGCCCTTGCCGGCATGGGCATTGGTCTTGAGGTTATTAAGCGTGCCGCCCACAATAAAGGATGGATCGCGCCGCATCGCATACAGCGTCCATGCGATCATGGCGGAAGTGGTGGTCTTTCCGTGCGTACCGGCGACGGCAATGCCCGTCTTTTCGGACATCAACTGACCGAGGAAATCCG from Anaerolineales bacterium includes:
- a CDS encoding D-alanine--D-alanine ligase family protein, translating into MKKLRVAVLFGGRSGEHDVSLMSARSVLSVLDPERYDVTQIGITLDGNWLTGSNVLDAFEKNDVSALERVIPPTEPASRQSVHVLRSTKIGEKFETLAAIDVFFPVLHGPFGEDGTIQGLFEMADVAYVGAGVAGSSVGMDKGIFKDVMRANGIPIVDSILVLRSEIEKDINAVIEKVEVMGAYPFFTKPANLGSSVGISKCISRSDLAEGLLDAARYDRRVLIERGAGNVREVEVSVLGNEDPQASVCGEILPSREFYSYESKYVDGTSGLVIPSQLPDEVTGKIREYAVRAYKAIDCAGMARADFFVEMDTNQIYLNELNTIPGFTSISMYPKLWQASGLTYTELVDRLIELALDRKSQRDRTERRRMA
- the murB gene encoding UDP-N-acetylmuramate dehydrogenase, with product MTNTLSAVDVLRQKFGDAVQEHAALAQYTSARIGGPADVLVTVKSADEMAYVMQLIWEHDLPYYILGGGSNVLVSDNGFRGVVVLNRAKEIRFETGDQPQVWCEAGVVIANLAKRCASKGLAGLEWSAAVPGTVGGAVYGNAGAFGGDMNDNLVWAELLTRNGREKLSVEQMGYGYRTSVLKRGEIKGIILSALLKLKNSTKEEASVKIEQFSARRKATQPPGASMGSMFKNPEGDHAGRLIEAAGLKGMRIGNAEISTVHGNFFINHGETRAEDIRALIQLAQKTVLEKFNVKLELEVELVGDWNA
- the murC gene encoding UDP-N-acetylmuramate--L-alanine ligase, translated to MTRVHFIGIGGSGLSAIARLLKESGYEVTGSDRALSQFAVDLQNAGVTIYIGHHPRNVTGADWVVRSSAVKEDNPEVEAAKRSGIPVYKRSDFLGQLMSEKTGIAVAGTHGKTTTSAMIAWTLYAMRRDPSFIVGGTLNNLKTNAHAGKGDLFVIEADEYDRMFLGLKPQIAVITNLEHDHPDYYPTFEDMYSAFQNFVDLLPPDGTLVACAEDEGAVTLLTHARRKGLNVVSYSVQGEMTINSPQWMQARTLKPNDRGGFDFTATTNIGSSAEVLKVSLQVPGEHNVRNALAVLSVAATLGLPLQESADALSQFNGTGRRFEVRGERNGVTIIDDYAHHPTEIRATLAGAKMRYPDRRIWAVWQPHTYSRTQMLFFEFSRAFENADEVLVTEIYASREPKQDFSSAEVVSAMPHPSARYSGSLDETKDYLLKNLRAGDVVIVLSAGDADQISSGLLKEM